One genomic window of Prochlorococcus sp. MIT 0801 includes the following:
- the bchL gene encoding ferredoxin:protochlorophyllide reductase (ATP-dependent) iron-sulfur ATP-binding protein, which yields MTSTITRKEDGEGSVQVKQDPKAQIQEGALVIAVYGKGGIGKSTTSSNLSAAFSKLGKKVLQIGCDPKHDSTFTLTHKMVPTVIDILEEVDFHSEELRPEDFMFKGFNGVMCVESGGPPAGTGCGGYVTGQTVKLLKEHHLLEDTDVVIFDVLGDVVCGGFAAPLQHANYCLIVTANDFDSIFAMNRIVAAINAKAKNYKVRLGGVIANRSAELDQIEKFNERTGLKTMAHFRNVDAIRRSRLKKCTIFEMDSEEEGVVEVQNEYLSLAQKMIDNVEPLEAEPLKDREIFDLLGFD from the coding sequence ATGACTTCGACAATAACTCGTAAGGAGGACGGTGAAGGTAGCGTTCAGGTAAAACAAGACCCGAAAGCACAAATTCAGGAAGGAGCCCTAGTTATTGCTGTTTATGGCAAAGGAGGTATTGGTAAATCAACTACTTCTTCTAATTTGTCTGCCGCATTTTCAAAGCTTGGAAAGAAAGTACTTCAAATTGGTTGTGATCCAAAGCATGACAGCACTTTTACCCTTACTCACAAAATGGTGCCTACCGTCATAGATATTCTTGAAGAAGTAGATTTTCATAGTGAAGAACTAAGACCTGAAGACTTTATGTTTAAAGGTTTCAATGGTGTTATGTGCGTTGAGAGTGGTGGACCACCAGCGGGAACAGGCTGTGGGGGTTATGTCACAGGTCAAACGGTCAAGCTATTAAAAGAGCATCATCTTTTAGAAGATACTGATGTAGTTATATTTGACGTTCTTGGTGACGTTGTATGCGGTGGCTTCGCAGCTCCATTGCAACACGCAAATTATTGTCTAATTGTTACCGCAAATGATTTTGATTCTATTTTCGCAATGAATCGCATCGTCGCAGCAATAAACGCTAAAGCAAAAAATTACAAAGTTCGTCTAGGAGGTGTCATAGCAAACCGATCTGCTGAATTAGATCAGATAGAGAAATTCAATGAAAGAACAGGTCTGAAGACCATGGCTCATTTCCGTAATGTAGATGCAATACGCAGATCAAGACTAAAAAAGTGCACAATTTTCGAGATGGATTCGGAAGAAGAAGGCGTAGTGGAAGTACAAAATGAGTATCTTTCATTAGCCCAGAAAATGATAGATAACGTTGAGCCATTAGAGGCCGAACCCTTAAAAGACCGTGAAATATTTGATCTTTTGGGCTTTGATTAA
- a CDS encoding ferredoxin:protochlorophyllide reductase (ATP-dependent) subunit N has protein sequence MSGATLLKESGPKEVFCGLTSIVWLHRRMPDAFFLVVGSRTCAHLIQSAAGVMIFAEPRFGTAILEERDLAGLADAHDELNRVVKNLLARRPEIKTLFLVGSCPSEVIKIDLSRVAENLNIELKGQVTVLNYSGSGIETTFTQGEDGALKALIPLMPKSDQKKLLLVGTLANAVEDRLISIFNRLGIDNVESFPPRQSTELPSIGPETKVLLTQPYLTDTARELKNKGAEIIEAPFPLGVTGSTLWIQAAANSFGIDKSIVDSILNPLISRAKQALVPHVEKLSGKKLFLLPESQLEIPLARFLSNECGMKIVEIGTPYLNRDLMKAEIDLLPPDCRIVEGQHVEKQLDRVRDSSPDLVVCGMGLANPLEAEGISTKWSIEMVFSPIHGIDQASDLAELFSRPLLRHEILNPKTLTSN, from the coding sequence ATGAGCGGTGCAACGCTCCTTAAAGAATCTGGTCCAAAAGAAGTCTTTTGTGGGCTAACTTCTATCGTTTGGCTGCATAGAAGAATGCCTGATGCTTTCTTCCTTGTTGTGGGTTCTAGAACCTGTGCGCATTTAATTCAAAGTGCAGCAGGCGTAATGATCTTTGCCGAACCACGTTTTGGAACAGCTATTTTAGAAGAAAGAGATTTAGCTGGATTAGCTGATGCTCATGACGAGTTAAACCGAGTAGTTAAAAATCTTTTAGCAAGACGTCCAGAAATAAAAACTCTTTTTCTTGTTGGTTCTTGCCCAAGTGAAGTAATAAAAATAGATCTTTCAAGGGTTGCTGAAAACCTGAATATTGAACTTAAAGGTCAAGTAACAGTATTGAATTATTCGGGAAGTGGAATAGAAACAACTTTTACTCAAGGCGAAGACGGAGCATTAAAGGCTTTGATTCCATTGATGCCGAAGAGCGATCAAAAAAAATTACTTTTAGTTGGAACCCTTGCTAATGCTGTGGAGGATCGGTTAATAAGTATTTTTAATCGGCTTGGAATAGATAACGTAGAAAGTTTTCCTCCTAGACAATCAACAGAATTACCTTCTATTGGTCCTGAAACAAAAGTCCTTCTTACTCAGCCCTACTTAACTGATACGGCAAGAGAGCTAAAAAATAAAGGTGCTGAAATAATTGAGGCTCCCTTCCCTCTAGGTGTCACTGGAAGCACTTTGTGGATTCAGGCGGCTGCGAATTCATTTGGTATCGATAAATCAATTGTTGATTCAATATTAAATCCACTGATATCTAGAGCAAAGCAAGCTTTGGTACCTCATGTTGAAAAACTTTCTGGTAAGAAACTTTTTCTTTTGCCTGAATCTCAATTAGAAATTCCTTTAGCTAGATTTCTAAGTAATGAGTGTGGAATGAAGATTGTTGAAATAGGAACTCCTTATTTAAATAGAGATTTAATGAAAGCAGAGATAGACTTACTTCCTCCTGATTGTCGTATCGTCGAAGGACAACACGTAGAGAAACAGTTAGACAGAGTTAGAGATAGTTCACCAGATCTTGTCGTTTGTGGTATGGGACTAGCTAATCCACTTGAGGCAGAGGGGATATCAACTAAATGGTCAATTGAAATGGTTTTCAGCCCAATTCATGGGATTGATCAAGCTTCTGATCTAGCAGAATTGTTCTCAAGGCCACTTCTTAGACATGAAATTTTAAATCCTAAAACTCTTACATCAAATTAA
- a CDS encoding ferredoxin:protochlorophyllide reductase (ATP-dependent) subunit B, producing the protein MELTLWTYEGPPHIGAMRIATSMKKLHYVLHAPQGDTYADLLFTMIERRGSRPPVTYTTFQARDLGGDTAELVKGHIKEAVDRFKPETLLVGESCTAELIQDQPGSLAKGMGFDIPIVSLELPAYSKKENWGGSETFYQIVRTLLKDHSNESKHTWQEEKRRPRVNLLGPTLLGFRCRDDVLEIQKLLGQYGIDVNVVAPLGASPADIMRIPNADVNVCLYPEIAESTCIWLERNLNIPFTTTVPLGVGATQDFLKELHEVLEMEIPQSVNESNNSKLTWYSNSVDSNYLTGKRVFIFGDGTHALAAARIANEELGFKVVGLGTYSREMARKVRPAAKALGLEALITNDYLEVEDAIKETSPELVLGTQMERHSAKRLGIPCAVISTPMHVQDVPARYSPQMGWEGANVIFDDWVHPLMMGLEEHLIGMFKHDFEFVDGHQSHLGHLGGKGNQNSNTEVKTKISSDSKTSNAEPIWTHEGERELSKIPFFVRGKVRRNTENYARQAGCREINEETLYDAKAHYKA; encoded by the coding sequence ATGGAATTAACTCTCTGGACATACGAAGGACCTCCTCATATCGGAGCGATGAGGATCGCTACGTCTATGAAAAAATTACATTATGTTTTACATGCTCCTCAAGGGGATACTTACGCTGACCTTCTTTTCACGATGATTGAACGCCGCGGAAGTAGACCACCTGTAACTTATACAACTTTTCAAGCTAGAGATTTAGGAGGTGATACAGCAGAACTTGTAAAAGGACATATAAAAGAAGCCGTAGACAGATTTAAGCCAGAGACTCTGTTGGTAGGAGAAAGTTGTACGGCTGAATTAATTCAAGATCAGCCCGGATCACTAGCAAAAGGTATGGGGTTTGATATCCCTATTGTCAGCCTCGAATTACCTGCCTATAGCAAAAAGGAAAACTGGGGTGGATCTGAGACCTTTTATCAAATCGTAAGAACTTTACTCAAAGACCACTCGAATGAATCCAAACATACGTGGCAGGAAGAAAAAAGAAGACCGAGAGTAAATCTACTTGGCCCAACTTTGCTTGGCTTTAGATGTAGGGATGATGTTTTGGAAATACAAAAACTCCTTGGTCAGTACGGGATTGATGTCAATGTTGTAGCCCCTTTAGGAGCATCACCCGCAGATATAATGCGAATACCTAATGCTGATGTGAATGTTTGCCTTTATCCAGAGATAGCCGAATCAACTTGTATTTGGCTAGAAAGAAATTTAAATATTCCTTTTACTACAACAGTTCCTCTAGGTGTCGGTGCTACTCAGGATTTTCTTAAAGAATTACACGAAGTTTTAGAGATGGAAATCCCGCAATCAGTAAACGAATCTAATAATTCGAAATTAACTTGGTATTCGAATTCAGTGGATTCGAATTACTTAACAGGAAAAAGAGTCTTTATTTTCGGGGACGGAACACACGCCCTCGCTGCAGCAAGAATTGCTAATGAGGAGCTTGGTTTTAAAGTTGTGGGCTTAGGAACTTATAGCCGTGAAATGGCTAGGAAAGTTCGTCCAGCCGCTAAGGCCCTTGGTTTGGAAGCATTGATAACTAATGACTACTTGGAAGTAGAAGATGCGATAAAAGAAACATCTCCAGAGCTAGTCCTTGGTACACAAATGGAGCGACATAGTGCAAAAAGGCTTGGTATCCCATGCGCTGTAATAAGTACCCCAATGCATGTGCAGGATGTGCCTGCTCGGTATAGCCCTCAAATGGGTTGGGAGGGTGCAAATGTCATTTTTGATGACTGGGTCCATCCATTAATGATGGGACTTGAGGAACATTTAATTGGAATGTTCAAGCATGACTTTGAATTTGTTGACGGCCATCAAAGTCATTTAGGTCATTTAGGTGGAAAAGGAAATCAAAATTCTAATACAGAAGTTAAAACAAAAATTTCAAGTGACTCAAAAACTTCAAATGCGGAACCCATATGGACACATGAAGGTGAAAGGGAACTTTCGAAAATCCCATTTTTCGTTAGAGGTAAAGTAAGAAGAAATACAGAGAATTATGCACGCCAAGCCGGATGTAGGGAAATCAACGAAGAAACTCTTTATGACGCCAAGGCTCATTATAAAGCCTAA
- a CDS encoding microcompartment protein encodes MTRFATFENNERRVSASQRVTGAEVNEYITDDPKRVITTDSEKSLVARQASHVKQIELRTYVFLDSLQPQLAAYMGTASSGFLPIPGDACLWMEVSPGMAVHRVTDIALKASNVRLGQMIVERAFGSLALYHRDQSTVLHSGDVVLDAIGSTIDRRTNPQVTWTEVIRAITPDHAVLINRQNRRGSMIQSGMSMFILETEPAGYVLMAANEAEKSSNITIVDVKGVGAFGRLTLAGKEGDVEEAAAAAMRSIDQINRN; translated from the coding sequence ATGACAAGATTCGCCACATTTGAGAATAATGAAAGGCGAGTAAGTGCTAGCCAGAGAGTTACTGGTGCAGAAGTAAATGAATACATTACTGACGATCCAAAAAGAGTAATAACAACTGACTCGGAAAAATCATTAGTTGCTCGTCAAGCCAGTCATGTAAAGCAAATTGAATTAAGAACATATGTATTTCTAGATTCTTTGCAGCCTCAACTTGCGGCTTATATGGGAACTGCAAGTTCAGGATTTTTACCCATACCTGGTGATGCTTGTCTTTGGATGGAGGTCTCTCCTGGAATGGCTGTGCACAGGGTTACAGATATTGCCCTAAAGGCCAGCAATGTTCGCTTAGGTCAAATGATCGTTGAAAGGGCATTTGGATCGCTTGCTCTTTATCACCGAGATCAAAGCACAGTTCTTCATTCGGGTGATGTCGTCTTAGATGCCATTGGAAGCACAATTGATAGGAGAACTAATCCTCAAGTTACTTGGACGGAAGTTATTCGAGCTATTACTCCAGATCATGCTGTTTTGATCAATCGCCAAAATAGACGTGGATCAATGATTCAATCTGGTATGAGTATGTTCATTCTTGAGACTGAACCTGCTGGATATGTTTTGATGGCTGCAAACGAGGCAGAAAAGTCATCAAACATCACAATTGTCGACGTAAAAGGAGTTGGTGCTTTTGGAAGATTAACTTTGGCTGGAAAAGAGGGTGATGTTGAGGAGGCTGCTGCGGCCGCGATGAGATCTATTGATCAAATAAATAGAAATTAA
- a CDS encoding non-canonical purine NTP pyrophosphatase, giving the protein MKKPLITIASGNPKKVAEIEAMLGPLPIEVKKQPSSLDVEETGNTYLDNAILKAKAAAELTNSWTIADDSGLEIDSLGNAPGIFSARLADTNEKKIEKILTALGDSPYRSAKVCSVMVLCSNSGEIIKNAIGICWGEILKKPAYPNGEFESLFWVRETNCTYGELNNAQLSKHGSRGKAARELAPYLLNAIGIKNN; this is encoded by the coding sequence TTGAAAAAGCCACTAATAACCATAGCTAGTGGTAATCCCAAGAAAGTTGCTGAGATAGAGGCAATGCTTGGGCCGCTTCCAATTGAAGTCAAAAAACAACCTAGTTCTCTAGATGTTGAAGAAACAGGAAACACATACTTGGACAATGCAATATTGAAAGCGAAAGCAGCAGCAGAATTAACTAACAGTTGGACAATTGCAGATGATTCTGGACTTGAAATTGATTCTCTCGGTAATGCTCCCGGTATTTTTTCTGCGCGTCTTGCAGACACAAATGAAAAAAAGATTGAGAAGATTCTAACTGCTCTTGGAGACAGTCCTTACAGAAGTGCAAAAGTCTGTAGCGTAATGGTGCTCTGCAGTAACAGTGGAGAAATAATTAAGAATGCAATAGGAATTTGCTGGGGTGAAATTCTGAAAAAACCTGCCTATCCAAATGGAGAATTTGAATCATTATTTTGGGTTCGCGAAACTAATTGCACTTATGGAGAATTAAATAATGCACAATTATCAAAGCATGGAAGCAGAGGCAAAGCAGCCAGAGAATTAGCTCCTTACCTTTTGAACGCTATTGGAATTAAAAATAATTAA
- a CDS encoding BMC domain-containing protein, with translation MASETMGIALGMIETRGLVPAIEAADAMTKAAEVRLIGREFVGGGYVTVLVRGETGAVNAAVRAGADACERVGDGLVAAHIIARPHREVEPALGNGNFLGQKD, from the coding sequence ATGGCTAGCGAAACAATGGGTATTGCTCTCGGCATGATCGAGACACGCGGATTAGTACCAGCTATTGAAGCTGCTGACGCAATGACCAAGGCAGCAGAAGTGCGCTTGATTGGTCGTGAATTTGTTGGTGGTGGTTACGTAACAGTTTTAGTTCGCGGAGAAACTGGTGCTGTAAACGCAGCAGTTCGCGCAGGTGCAGACGCTTGCGAGCGTGTAGGTGACGGACTAGTTGCAGCTCACATCATTGCTCGTCCTCATCGTGAAGTTGAGCCAGCTTTGGGTAACGGTAACTTCTTAGGTCAGAAGGACTGA
- a CDS encoding form I ribulose bisphosphate carboxylase large subunit, translated as MAKKYDAGVKEYRDTYFTPDYVPLDTDLLACFKCTGQEGVPKEEVAAAVAAESSTGTWSTVWSELLVDLEFYKGRCYRIEDVPGDKDAFYAFIAYPLDLFEEGSITNVLTSLVGNVFGFKALRHLRLEDIRFPMAFIKTCGGPPSGIVVERDRLNKYGRPLLGCTIKPKLGLSGKNYGRVVYECLRGGLDLTKDDENINSQPFQRWRERFEFVAEAVKLAQQETGEVKGHYLNCTATTPEEMYKRAEFAKELDMPIIMHDYITGGFTANTGLANWCRENGMLLHIHRAMHAVIDRHPQHGIHFRVLAKCLRLSGGDQLHTGTVVGKLEGDRQTTLGYIDNLRESFVPEDRTRGNFFDQDWGSMPGVFAVASGGIHVWHMPALLAIFGDDSCLQFGGGTHGHPWGSAAGAAANRVALEACVKARNAGREIEKESRDILLEAAKHSPELAIALETWKEIKFEFDTVDKLDVQ; from the coding sequence ATGGCTAAAAAGTATGATGCTGGAGTTAAGGAGTATAGAGATACTTACTTCACTCCTGATTACGTCCCCCTAGATACTGATCTACTTGCATGTTTTAAATGCACAGGTCAGGAAGGTGTACCAAAGGAAGAGGTTGCAGCAGCTGTTGCCGCCGAATCATCTACAGGTACATGGTCAACAGTTTGGTCAGAATTACTTGTAGATCTTGAATTCTACAAAGGCCGCTGTTACCGCATTGAAGATGTCCCTGGAGACAAGGATGCCTTCTATGCATTTATTGCCTATCCATTAGATCTTTTTGAAGAGGGATCTATAACTAACGTTTTGACATCACTTGTCGGAAACGTCTTTGGTTTTAAAGCCTTGCGTCATCTTCGACTTGAAGATATTCGCTTCCCAATGGCATTTATCAAGACTTGCGGCGGACCACCAAGTGGAATCGTAGTAGAACGTGATCGTCTTAATAAATACGGTCGTCCACTACTTGGTTGTACTATTAAGCCAAAGCTTGGTCTTTCAGGTAAAAACTACGGTCGTGTTGTTTACGAATGCCTTCGAGGCGGCCTTGACCTAACTAAAGATGATGAGAATATCAATTCTCAGCCATTCCAGCGTTGGAGAGAGCGTTTTGAATTTGTTGCTGAAGCTGTAAAGCTAGCTCAACAGGAAACTGGTGAAGTTAAAGGTCACTACCTGAATTGCACAGCAACTACCCCTGAAGAGATGTATAAGCGTGCTGAGTTCGCTAAAGAACTTGACATGCCAATCATCATGCATGACTACATCACTGGTGGTTTTACTGCTAATACAGGTCTTGCTAATTGGTGCCGTGAAAATGGCATGCTTCTTCATATTCACCGTGCTATGCATGCGGTTATTGACCGTCATCCTCAGCATGGTATTCACTTCAGAGTTCTTGCTAAGTGTTTGCGTCTATCCGGCGGAGATCAACTTCATACAGGAACAGTTGTTGGAAAATTAGAAGGAGACCGTCAAACAACGCTAGGCTATATCGATAATCTTCGTGAATCCTTTGTCCCCGAAGACCGTACTCGCGGTAACTTCTTTGATCAAGATTGGGGTTCTATGCCTGGTGTATTTGCTGTGGCATCTGGTGGTATTCATGTTTGGCATATGCCAGCATTGCTTGCAATCTTTGGAGATGATTCATGTCTCCAATTTGGAGGTGGTACTCATGGACACCCTTGGGGATCAGCTGCTGGTGCAGCCGCTAACCGAGTAGCTCTAGAGGCATGTGTGAAAGCGCGTAATGCAGGTAGAGAAATCGAAAAAGAAAGTCGCGATATCCTTCTAGAAGCCGCAAAGCATAGCCCTGAGTTGGCAATTGCTCTTGAGACATGGAAGGAGATTAAGTTCGAATTCGATACAGTCGATAAACTCGACGTTCAGTAG
- a CDS encoding ribulose bisphosphate carboxylase small subunit — MPFQSTVGDYQTVATLETFGFLPPMTQDEIYDQIAYIIAQGWSPVIEHVQPSGSMQTYWSYWKLPFFGEKDLNLVVSELEACHRAYPDHHVRIVGYDAYTQSQGTCFVVFQGR, encoded by the coding sequence ATGCCTTTCCAGAGCACAGTAGGTGACTATCAAACAGTCGCCACCCTGGAAACATTCGGCTTCTTACCGCCGATGACCCAGGACGAAATCTACGATCAAATCGCTTATATCATTGCTCAGGGTTGGAGCCCAGTTATTGAGCATGTTCAGCCAAGTGGCTCAATGCAGACTTATTGGTCTTATTGGAAGTTACCTTTCTTTGGCGAGAAAGATTTAAATTTGGTTGTTAGCGAGTTAGAAGCTTGCCATAGAGCATATCCTGACCATCACGTTCGTATCGTTGGATATGACGCGTATACACAAAGTCAAGGTACTTGCTTTGTAGTTTTCCAAGGCCGCTAA
- a CDS encoding CsoS2 family carboxysome shell protein, whose amino-acid sequence MAKQTSRQLVLDRRQALSQGGKNASIKGSTPNRVRSSSDARATRTDSTFVKPQNNLANSNNSSQSSANSFQLSTPGKSTGSRSYNKRSVAKPSRQLVIARREALSRRGKSADNTKDITRVDLERKKVQNAPSYDAKNAEHCCPECEQKAKEETSNTTHKPEISLKLNKRTTDHRSTVKRKAITNSSRAFVLARREALSKHGKSAGKQPTTAASVARQGNPDLTTKEIAQRVRELKSKTGATGSKRTSVTRPCGPNKNGAKQNANVPDAHWKVGISETSTGQIVTGTQANRSLKTTGNEASTCRSITGTQYLGSEVIDSFCNGSNTPISQPAKVAVTNTSHGNLVTGNEVGRSEKVTGDEPGTCKNLTGTEYISANQSNNFCGGVNPSPSKIGYSQTIDGQKVSGTMTGRSALVTGNEAGSNKGLTGDQYLGSDPLPSGRPAEKVGSLTTIRGNGVTGTDVSRRENVTGNEAGSCKNVTGDEYVGAGQYDSFCGSKPAPDPAKVGLSITNKTQSVSGTMTGRSPLVTGDEPGTCKAVTGTPYAGLDQASQWCDNSASSEIEARTPRKVATPGARLTGQQPGIGGKMTGAHKGACEPLTGTPYIGGDQLSENCGISNIPEGYAHQENIEKAAAWTSFSVKSPARQAHIQNEINTGVTGTSYEDSSRITGPFDMAANKVTGTEQFRFDRKTSNSQNNKVDQIINEESKQRPTSQITGEGQSAGLNITGDDWARGEHVTGTEGASAKRRNPSRPGPMSAMNAAELKRNQEVPEPDFLITGSSGNTRDGQLVTFSGGARG is encoded by the coding sequence ATGGCAAAACAAACTAGTAGACAATTAGTTCTTGATCGCCGACAGGCTCTAAGTCAAGGAGGAAAGAATGCCTCTATTAAAGGCTCAACACCTAATAGGGTACGTTCCTCGAGCGATGCAAGAGCTACAAGAACTGATTCAACTTTTGTTAAGCCCCAAAATAATTTGGCAAATTCTAATAATTCTTCTCAGTCAAGTGCTAATAGCTTTCAATTAAGTACTCCTGGGAAATCAACTGGTTCAAGATCATATAATAAGAGGTCAGTAGCTAAACCAAGTCGCCAACTTGTTATCGCAAGAAGAGAAGCTTTATCTCGTAGAGGGAAATCGGCTGATAACACTAAAGATATAACTCGAGTTGATCTTGAGAGAAAAAAAGTTCAAAATGCTCCTTCTTATGATGCAAAAAATGCCGAACATTGTTGCCCAGAATGTGAGCAAAAAGCTAAAGAAGAGACTAGTAATACAACCCATAAACCAGAAATCAGTTTGAAATTGAATAAGAGAACTACTGATCACCGTTCAACTGTAAAAAGAAAAGCAATTACTAATTCAAGTAGAGCTTTTGTTTTGGCTAGGAGAGAAGCCTTGTCAAAACATGGTAAGTCTGCAGGGAAACAACCAACTACAGCTGCATCAGTTGCTCGACAAGGTAATCCAGATTTAACTACTAAGGAAATAGCTCAACGAGTTAGAGAACTTAAAAGTAAAACTGGTGCCACTGGATCAAAACGCACTTCAGTAACTCGTCCATGTGGTCCTAATAAGAATGGAGCTAAGCAAAATGCTAATGTTCCAGATGCTCATTGGAAGGTTGGTATAAGTGAGACTTCTACTGGACAAATTGTTACAGGTACTCAGGCGAATAGATCTCTTAAAACTACTGGTAATGAGGCAAGTACATGCCGTTCAATAACTGGTACTCAGTATTTAGGTTCAGAAGTCATTGATTCTTTCTGTAATGGATCAAATACGCCGATAAGTCAGCCTGCAAAAGTAGCAGTCACAAATACTAGTCATGGGAATCTTGTAACTGGTAACGAGGTTGGTAGGTCAGAGAAGGTTACTGGTGACGAACCTGGAACTTGTAAAAACCTTACTGGGACTGAATATATTTCTGCGAATCAATCTAATAATTTTTGCGGAGGAGTTAACCCTTCACCATCAAAAATTGGCTATAGCCAAACTATTGATGGTCAAAAAGTCAGTGGAACCATGACAGGAAGGTCGGCTTTGGTTACTGGAAATGAAGCAGGATCAAATAAAGGTTTAACTGGTGATCAGTATTTAGGTTCTGATCCACTACCTTCTGGTAGACCAGCAGAAAAGGTTGGCTCACTAACAACAATTCGTGGAAACGGTGTAACTGGTACTGATGTCTCGAGAAGAGAGAATGTTACTGGTAATGAGGCTGGTAGTTGCAAGAACGTGACTGGAGATGAGTATGTGGGTGCTGGGCAATATGATTCTTTTTGTGGAAGCAAGCCTGCTCCTGATCCAGCAAAAGTTGGCCTAAGTATTACGAATAAAACTCAATCTGTTAGTGGAACTATGACAGGTAGATCACCTCTCGTAACAGGAGATGAACCTGGTACTTGTAAAGCAGTAACAGGTACACCCTATGCAGGATTAGATCAGGCAAGTCAATGGTGTGACAATTCAGCTTCATCTGAGATAGAGGCTAGAACTCCTAGAAAAGTTGCTACTCCTGGAGCAAGATTGACTGGTCAGCAGCCTGGGATAGGAGGGAAAATGACAGGCGCGCACAAAGGTGCTTGTGAGCCTTTGACTGGGACTCCTTATATAGGAGGTGATCAATTGAGTGAGAATTGCGGTATTTCAAATATTCCCGAAGGTTATGCTCATCAAGAAAATATTGAAAAAGCAGCTGCATGGACAAGTTTCAGCGTGAAATCTCCAGCAAGGCAAGCTCATATACAAAATGAAATCAATACAGGTGTCACTGGTACGAGCTATGAAGATAGCTCAAGAATCACTGGCCCATTCGATATGGCTGCAAATAAAGTGACTGGTACTGAACAATTTCGCTTTGACAGAAAAACATCAAATTCTCAGAATAATAAAGTTGATCAAATAATTAATGAAGAATCTAAGCAACGCCCAACCTCACAAATAACAGGAGAAGGACAATCCGCAGGATTGAATATAACTGGTGATGATTGGGCTAGAGGAGAGCATGTTACTGGAACAGAAGGGGCATCTGCTAAGCGGAGAAATCCCTCTCGTCCAGGACCAATGAGTGCAATGAATGCAGCTGAATTAAAAAGAAACCAAGAGGTTCCCGAACCAGACTTCCTAATCACTGGTTCTAGTGGCAATACAAGGGATGGCCAATTGGTTACTTTCTCTGGTGGAGCAAGAGGTTAA